From Nicotiana tabacum cultivar K326 chromosome 20, ASM71507v2, whole genome shotgun sequence, one genomic window encodes:
- the LOC142174501 gene encoding uncharacterized protein LOC142174501, which produces MAEDSKVCDVIYDGPYIPTNNVGDLPLSMSKTKKEYTDADMKAIEKNFLAKKILVCGIGPDEYNRISACEIAKEIWEALQTSHERTTQVKQSKIDMLTTVYKIFRMKDGESI; this is translated from the coding sequence atggctgaagacTCTAAGGTGTGTGACGTCATATATGATGGTCCTTACATCCCAACAAACAATGTCGGAGACCTTCCATTGTCAATGTCAAAGACCAAAAAAGAATACACTGACGCAGACATGAAAGCTATTGAGAAAAATTTtcttgccaagaaaattttgGTGTGTGGAATAGGTCCTGATGAATACAATAGGATCTCTGCTTGTGAAATTgccaaggagatatgggaagctttGCAAACATCACATGAGAGAACCACTCAAGTAAAGCAATCTAAGATTGATATGCTCACCACCGTGTATAAAATCTTTAGGATGAAAGATGGTGAATCTATTTAa